From one Microbulbifer sp. A4B17 genomic stretch:
- a CDS encoding TonB-dependent receptor → MDLRIINKITLSYIALALLPINFSHGGETQIETLVVTVGRYEQDILQRVESITVVDNDVLRKSGNTHIQQSLVSVPGANLTRGNGQEYLPALRSPVLTGTGACGGLLTAEDGIPLRANGFCNINELFESFSETARHVEVIRGPAGTLYGSNAMHGLINIISRDPVEGENGSLNAEAGPHDYYRVGVSADHRLSSEGDVISADLYLMADGGYRDQSGLDQQKASIQYTHQVGDSRVRTRLVATSLNQETAGYVEGDGVYRNRRLSRTNPNPEAFRDANSLRFYSLIDIPMNQTSQLHLAPYLRKTDMRFLQHYLPGQPMEENGQESVGIRSSYYLELGEKLNLLTGIDTELSKGYLLETQESVIEGSEFLQATIPVGKHYDYEVVAWNVAPYTSATWKVNDKLEVTGGVRIESAHYDYDNQMLSGRTDENGLPCDFGGCRFSRPDDRKDRFNNISPKLGALLWLNNELQFFAQLAQGYRVAQATELYRLQREQTVAELDPEEINSFEVGLRKIGDSLSYEWVAYTMKKENVIFRDADYFNQSNGKTRHWGVELAVDYEFTESLRLKVSTSYAEHRYADQRELQGVELDGKLVDSAPKTFGSYRLHWSPNSLVSAELEWLHQGSYFTDPQNAHRYPGHDLLNLHLAWQWKQYEISTRILNITDKAYAERADYSSFGGSRYFPGEPRSIYFGINFDW, encoded by the coding sequence ATGGACTTGAGGATCATAAACAAGATCACTTTGAGTTATATTGCACTGGCTCTGCTTCCGATCAATTTTTCACATGGCGGTGAAACTCAGATTGAAACCCTCGTTGTTACTGTGGGTAGATATGAACAGGATATTTTACAGCGGGTTGAGAGTATTACTGTTGTAGATAATGATGTGCTCAGAAAAAGTGGTAATACCCATATCCAACAAAGTCTGGTGAGTGTACCTGGAGCAAACCTGACAAGAGGGAATGGACAGGAATACCTGCCAGCTTTACGTTCTCCAGTACTGACTGGTACCGGAGCCTGTGGTGGTTTGTTGACAGCAGAAGATGGGATACCACTGAGAGCAAATGGATTTTGTAATATCAACGAGCTATTTGAATCCTTCAGCGAGACAGCTCGGCATGTCGAAGTTATTAGAGGGCCTGCTGGTACCCTCTATGGCTCTAATGCAATGCATGGATTGATCAATATTATCAGCCGCGATCCTGTAGAAGGAGAGAATGGGTCTCTCAACGCTGAAGCGGGGCCCCACGATTACTATCGAGTGGGTGTGTCAGCAGATCATCGCCTCAGTAGTGAAGGTGATGTGATCAGTGCAGATTTGTATTTGATGGCTGATGGAGGATATAGGGACCAGTCAGGATTGGACCAGCAAAAGGCTAGCATTCAATACACTCACCAGGTCGGTGATAGCAGAGTTCGAACTCGTCTAGTAGCGACAAGCTTAAATCAGGAGACGGCTGGTTACGTCGAGGGTGACGGAGTTTACCGCAATCGTCGATTGAGTCGTACCAACCCAAATCCAGAGGCGTTTCGAGATGCCAACTCTCTCAGATTTTACTCTCTGATTGATATACCTATGAATCAAACTAGTCAATTACATCTGGCTCCTTACCTCCGTAAAACTGACATGCGTTTTCTACAGCATTATTTACCGGGGCAACCAATGGAGGAAAATGGTCAGGAGAGTGTTGGTATAAGAAGCAGTTATTATCTGGAGCTGGGCGAAAAGCTTAATCTGCTAACCGGTATTGATACTGAATTAAGTAAAGGATATCTCTTGGAAACCCAAGAGAGTGTTATCGAGGGCTCTGAGTTTCTGCAGGCAACCATACCAGTGGGAAAGCACTACGATTACGAAGTCGTAGCCTGGAACGTCGCTCCCTATACATCGGCAACCTGGAAGGTTAATGATAAATTAGAAGTCACTGGCGGAGTCAGGATTGAATCTGCACACTATGACTACGACAATCAAATGCTTTCTGGGCGCACAGATGAGAATGGATTGCCTTGTGACTTTGGAGGCTGTCGGTTTAGCCGGCCAGATGACCGAAAAGATCGCTTCAACAATATCTCACCCAAGTTGGGAGCGCTGTTATGGTTAAATAATGAGCTACAATTTTTTGCTCAATTAGCCCAGGGTTATCGTGTGGCCCAAGCTACAGAGTTATATCGGTTACAACGAGAACAAACAGTTGCAGAGCTGGATCCAGAGGAAATTAATAGCTTTGAAGTGGGGCTGAGGAAAATAGGCGACTCTTTGTCATATGAGTGGGTGGCTTATACGATGAAAAAGGAGAATGTAATATTTCGTGATGCTGACTATTTTAACCAGTCCAATGGGAAAACCCGGCACTGGGGAGTTGAGTTGGCTGTCGATTATGAATTCACTGAAAGCTTACGGCTAAAGGTGAGTACCAGCTATGCAGAACATCGCTATGCAGATCAAAGGGAGTTGCAAGGTGTAGAACTGGATGGAAAGCTTGTAGATTCTGCGCCAAAGACCTTTGGTAGTTATCGACTTCACTGGTCCCCGAATTCTTTGGTATCAGCGGAGCTTGAATGGTTACATCAGGGTAGCTATTTTACAGATCCTCAAAATGCTCATCGGTATCCAGGACATGACTTACTGAACCTCCATTTGGCCTGGCAGTGGAAACAATATGAAATTTCTACTCGAATACTGAATATTACTGATAAAGCCTACGCTGAGCGTGCTGATTACAGTAGTTTTGGTGGTAGCCGGTATTTCCCCGGAGAGCCTCGCTCAATTTACTTCGGAATTAATTTTGATTGGTAA
- the speA gene encoding biosynthetic arginine decarboxylase translates to MLEKDKIESEINAQWSIAEAGNVYGVNQWGNGYFDIDSQGNVVVKNPNHDEANAVPLMQIIEGMQDRDLHMPVLLRIENILDKSISSLNETFRQIIEKLGYQNKYQGVYPIKVNQQAQIVDEVAQFGSRYQHGFEVGSKAEMIAALSTIEELDSLIICNGYKDQEFIELGLEATKLGLKCIFVIETLTELPIIVERSQALDIFPHIGVRVKMTTQVSGHWSATSGERSVFGLSSSQLIHVVDYLKEHQMLNCLELLHCHLGSQIPNIRDIRGGVLEACRYYSDLCKEGVALKYIDLGGGLAVDYTGRQSSTGQSRNYSLEEYCEDIIDTIKSTLDSKNLPHPVIVTESGRATVAYTSILLFNILDFVSFDSEELKEAEEDEHQLLQNMREILTYLKPQRLQECFNDAQFYRDEVRELFKRGQIDLRVRSVSETIYYNVLHRIKETLSEMERIPEDLEGLADSLADIYYGNFSLFQSLPDSWAIDQLFPVMPIHRLNETPNRRAILADITCDCDGKIERFVVNQQIERTLPLHSIKQGEEYYLGVFLVGAYQETLGDLHNLFGDTNVVSVRLNSGASFEFVKEVHGDTIEDVLSYVEYQPHEVKTRFRNKVEAAVRSGRISARERQQIIKTFNASMQGYTYYERD, encoded by the coding sequence ATGTTAGAGAAAGATAAAATCGAAAGTGAAATTAATGCCCAGTGGAGTATAGCCGAGGCAGGGAATGTTTATGGTGTTAATCAGTGGGGTAATGGTTATTTCGATATAGATTCACAGGGTAATGTTGTCGTAAAAAACCCTAATCATGACGAGGCAAACGCTGTTCCCTTGATGCAAATTATCGAGGGTATGCAGGACCGCGATTTACACATGCCTGTTTTACTGCGTATCGAGAATATTCTTGATAAAAGTATTAGCTCACTTAACGAAACTTTTCGTCAGATAATCGAAAAACTGGGTTATCAGAATAAATACCAAGGTGTTTATCCAATTAAAGTAAACCAGCAGGCCCAAATTGTTGATGAGGTGGCTCAATTTGGTTCTCGTTATCAGCATGGATTTGAAGTTGGTAGTAAAGCCGAAATGATTGCAGCTTTATCTACCATCGAAGAACTTGATAGCCTAATTATTTGTAATGGCTATAAGGACCAAGAATTTATAGAGCTGGGATTAGAGGCAACAAAGCTTGGATTGAAGTGTATCTTTGTTATTGAAACCTTAACCGAACTGCCAATTATTGTAGAGCGAAGTCAAGCGTTAGATATTTTTCCTCATATTGGGGTGCGCGTTAAAATGACGACTCAAGTAAGTGGTCATTGGAGTGCTACCAGTGGTGAGAGAAGTGTATTTGGGCTCTCTTCAAGCCAGCTTATACATGTGGTTGATTACTTAAAAGAGCATCAAATGCTCAACTGTCTTGAGTTATTGCATTGCCATTTGGGCTCTCAGATTCCTAATATCCGCGATATCCGCGGTGGTGTACTAGAAGCCTGTCGCTATTATTCCGATTTATGTAAAGAGGGTGTGGCATTAAAGTATATTGATTTAGGTGGTGGTTTAGCAGTTGACTACACCGGCAGACAGTCAAGTACTGGGCAAAGCCGAAATTACTCACTTGAGGAATACTGCGAAGATATTATTGATACAATTAAGAGTACATTAGATAGTAAAAACTTACCTCATCCGGTAATTGTTACGGAGTCTGGTCGTGCTACTGTAGCCTACACATCAATTTTGCTCTTTAATATCCTTGATTTCGTAAGTTTCGACTCAGAAGAGCTTAAGGAAGCTGAGGAAGATGAGCATCAATTGCTTCAAAATATGCGTGAAATCCTGACTTACTTGAAGCCTCAAAGATTACAAGAGTGCTTCAATGATGCGCAGTTTTATCGGGATGAAGTTCGTGAATTATTTAAGCGTGGTCAAATAGATCTTCGTGTTCGTTCTGTGTCAGAGACAATTTATTACAATGTTTTGCATCGTATAAAAGAGACTCTTTCAGAAATGGAGCGAATACCTGAAGATCTGGAAGGGTTGGCAGACTCATTAGCTGATATCTATTATGGTAATTTTAGTTTATTTCAGTCCTTACCTGATAGCTGGGCTATTGATCAGTTATTTCCTGTTATGCCTATTCATCGACTAAATGAGACTCCAAATCGGCGTGCTATCTTAGCCGACATTACTTGTGATTGTGATGGGAAAATTGAGCGATTCGTAGTTAATCAGCAAATCGAAAGAACCTTACCTCTGCATTCAATAAAGCAAGGCGAGGAGTACTACCTCGGTGTTTTCTTAGTGGGCGCTTATCAGGAAACTCTAGGTGATCTGCATAATTTATTTGGTGATACGAATGTTGTCAGTGTGAGACTGAATTCAGGTGCCAGCTTTGAGTTTGTGAAAGAGGTTCATGGGGATACTATTGAGGATGTTTTAAGCTATGTTGAGTATCAGCCGCATGAAGTAAAGACGCGTTTTCGTAATAAGGTTGAAGCGGCTGTTCGCAGTGGGCGTATTAGCGCTCGTGAACGTCAGCAAATAATTAAGACCTTCAATGCAAGTATGCAAGGTTATACCTATTATGAAAGAGATTAG
- a CDS encoding DUF2218 domain-containing protein, translating into MSTINKVEAEHDSQFLAFSTVIHIDSQKMIRRLCKHFAHKVNARWSSERGHIEFDMGFCDMNGSGDQLDLRCGANSGAELKEIIDCIDSHFLRFAKGVECSPQWNLMNS; encoded by the coding sequence ATGAGCACTATTAATAAAGTTGAGGCTGAGCATGATAGCCAATTTTTAGCTTTTTCAACGGTAATTCACATTGACAGCCAGAAGATGATTCGGCGTTTGTGTAAGCACTTCGCTCACAAAGTTAATGCCCGGTGGAGCAGTGAGCGCGGCCATATTGAGTTTGATATGGGTTTCTGTGATATGAATGGAAGTGGAGATCAGTTGGATTTGCGTTGTGGTGCTAACTCTGGTGCGGAGTTAAAAGAGATCATAGATTGCATTGATTCCCACTTCTTACGATTTGCGAAAGGTGTGGAATGTTCACCTCAGTGGAATCTAATGAATTCTTAA
- a CDS encoding response regulator transcription factor, which translates to MATAHILILESDTKISKQLSGTLQKQGFNVTQCQDVSEGLMVMPADYFDLILVNAFLPTNDDLSPLQAIRSWGQTPVIVLSSINTTAKRIESFRQGADDFISKPIDSTEIVLRINAILRRTNKGESNIKGEIDIDHLRLLKSRQQVFYRGDNLAFTPIQFRLLWILAENRFKVVSKQFLYRAVLNRQFSRYDRSLEMHLSRIRKKFIEVGISADRFATIHGKGYRFS; encoded by the coding sequence GTGGCAACTGCGCATATTTTAATATTGGAAAGTGATACTAAAATAAGCAAACAATTGAGCGGTACTTTGCAAAAGCAAGGATTTAATGTCACTCAATGTCAAGATGTTAGTGAAGGGTTGATGGTAATGCCCGCAGACTATTTTGATCTTATTTTAGTCAATGCGTTTTTGCCCACCAATGATGATTTATCACCTTTACAGGCTATACGTAGCTGGGGGCAAACGCCTGTAATTGTTCTCTCTTCAATTAATACAACGGCAAAAAGGATAGAGAGCTTTCGGCAGGGGGCTGATGATTTCATATCCAAGCCGATTGATTCCACTGAGATAGTGCTGCGTATAAACGCAATACTGCGTCGAACTAACAAGGGGGAAAGTAACATTAAGGGTGAGATTGATATCGATCACTTAAGGTTATTAAAATCAAGGCAGCAGGTTTTTTATAGGGGAGATAATTTAGCGTTTACACCTATTCAGTTTCGATTACTTTGGATACTCGCTGAGAACCGGTTCAAAGTAGTTAGTAAGCAATTTTTATATCGTGCGGTACTTAACAGACAATTTTCTCGTTACGATCGAAGCCTTGAGATGCACCTCAGTCGTATCAGGAAAAAGTTTATTGAAGTTGGTATATCGGCTGACCGCTTTGCTACGATTCATGGCAAAGGCTATAGATTTTCGTAA